One Synechococcus sp. JA-2-3B'a(2-13) genomic window carries:
- a CDS encoding glycoside hydrolase family 3 protein, which translates to MGQLFLVYFEGAEFSSALEEMIRDYHVGGLIFYSIAGNIQTLPQVAQLIAAAQAQALVPLWIAIDQEGGPVVRLTEGVTVFPSAMAVAAAGSLAKAEAMARAVGTELKSLGFNLNFAPVVDVNSNPHNPIIGIRAFGSDPKQVTDYGLALWRGYRQAGILCTPKHFPGHGDTDIDSHLGLPRVDRPLEALQTTELRPFQALIQAGAEAVMTAHVVMPALGSVRPATLAPEVVSGWLRQRLGFQGLVLTDSLTMGAIARTYGIPEAAELAFRAGADVLVFGADPGFSPAIQKEAYAHLLREFRAGRLSVEQLDRSVERILTLKRRYGLGSPCPPFPPAGLENHRALARQIAQDSITLVRGSLPPLAPDPLLITPVPLLGELLQKACPAAQVFSIPLDPTPEQQRIAQEGAQRAAQVLVGSLETWRHPAQRLLLGSLPPEKVIGLALGSPYDAFALPQIPVYLACYGTTPVSLQALLQVLLGQIPAQGRLPVGSHLEGSWSR; encoded by the coding sequence GTGGGGCAACTGTTTCTGGTTTATTTTGAGGGAGCTGAGTTTTCCTCCGCTCTCGAGGAGATGATCCGGGACTACCACGTGGGCGGGCTGATCTTCTATTCGATTGCCGGCAACATTCAAACGTTGCCTCAGGTGGCCCAGCTCATTGCCGCGGCTCAGGCACAAGCCCTTGTCCCCCTGTGGATAGCCATTGATCAAGAGGGGGGGCCGGTGGTGCGCCTTACCGAGGGGGTGACGGTGTTCCCCAGCGCCATGGCAGTGGCAGCAGCGGGATCCCTGGCAAAGGCGGAAGCTATGGCCCGTGCGGTGGGAACGGAGCTGAAAAGTTTGGGGTTTAACCTCAACTTCGCCCCTGTTGTGGACGTGAACAGCAACCCCCACAACCCCATCATCGGCATCCGAGCCTTTGGGTCAGACCCGAAACAGGTGACAGATTACGGCCTCGCTCTGTGGCGCGGCTATCGGCAAGCCGGGATCCTCTGCACGCCCAAACATTTTCCCGGTCATGGGGACACCGATATCGATTCCCACCTGGGGTTGCCGCGGGTGGATCGTCCCCTGGAGGCGCTACAAACCACGGAATTGCGCCCGTTTCAGGCTTTGATCCAGGCAGGGGCAGAGGCGGTGATGACGGCGCATGTAGTGATGCCGGCTCTGGGATCCGTGCGACCGGCAACGCTGGCCCCTGAGGTGGTGTCGGGCTGGCTGCGGCAGAGGCTGGGTTTCCAGGGTCTCGTCCTGACAGATTCCCTGACCATGGGGGCCATTGCCCGCACCTACGGCATTCCCGAAGCGGCAGAACTGGCCTTTAGGGCAGGGGCCGATGTGCTGGTGTTTGGGGCAGATCCCGGCTTTAGCCCGGCCATCCAAAAAGAAGCCTATGCCCATCTGCTGCGGGAGTTCCGTGCCGGTCGTTTGTCGGTTGAGCAGTTGGATCGGTCAGTGGAGCGAATTTTGACCTTGAAGCGGCGCTACGGATTGGGATCCCCCTGCCCCCCTTTCCCCCCTGCCGGCTTGGAAAACCACCGGGCACTGGCCCGCCAAATCGCCCAAGACAGCATCACCCTAGTACGGGGATCCCTGCCTCCCTTGGCCCCTGACCCGCTGCTTATCACCCCTGTACCTTTGTTGGGGGAGCTGCTGCAAAAAGCCTGTCCCGCTGCCCAAGTGTTCTCCATCCCTCTGGATCCCACCCCCGAACAGCAGCGGATTGCCCAAGAAGGGGCTCAAAGGGCTGCGCAGGTGCTGGTGGGATCCCTGGAGACGTGGCGGCATCCGGCGCAGAGGTTGCTGCTGGGATCCCTTCCGCCGGAAAAGGTGATTGGGTTGGCTTTGGGATCCCCCTACGACGCCTTTGCCCTGCCCCAGATCCCGGTCTATTTGGCCTGCTACGGCACTACCCCCGTCTCTCTACAGGCGTTGCTGCAGGTGTTGTTGGGACAGATCCCGGCCCAGGGTCGCTTGCCGGTTGGATCCCACTTGGAGGGATCCTGGTCGCGTTAG
- the fabD gene encoding ACP S-malonyltransferase: MTVAWIYPGQGSQAVGMGRDLRNWQGAGQKLALAREMLGWDPLALSEDQIHQTGYTQPALFTVSALLTDYLYAQGQAPACTAGHSLGEYSALYAAGVFDFETGLRLVALRGQLMEAAGDPPGSMAAVMGFDRDKLEHLCQMIPDVTLANDNSPDQVVISGSVEGVRAVCEQLQAKRTVPLKVSGAFHSPFMQAAAEEFAHTLRAVDFQPPRVPVYSNCTATASRDPQALKQALLAQMTAPVRWRETVLQMAADGIQEVWEIGPGNVLTGLVRRTVPTLTRCNFSNLSS; this comes from the coding sequence ATGACCGTTGCCTGGATCTATCCCGGCCAGGGATCCCAAGCGGTGGGCATGGGAAGGGACTTGCGGAACTGGCAGGGAGCAGGCCAGAAGTTGGCTTTGGCCCGTGAGATGTTGGGATGGGATCCCTTAGCTCTGTCGGAAGACCAGATCCACCAGACCGGCTACACACAACCGGCTTTGTTCACCGTATCGGCCCTGTTGACGGACTATCTCTACGCCCAGGGACAGGCTCCTGCCTGCACTGCCGGCCACAGTCTGGGCGAATACAGCGCCCTCTACGCTGCCGGCGTGTTTGATTTCGAAACCGGCCTACGGCTGGTGGCGCTGCGGGGCCAACTGATGGAAGCCGCAGGGGATCCCCCGGGCAGCATGGCGGCAGTGATGGGGTTTGACCGCGACAAGCTGGAGCACCTGTGCCAGATGATCCCCGACGTCACCCTTGCCAACGACAACAGCCCGGATCAGGTGGTGATCAGCGGCTCAGTGGAGGGGGTGCGGGCCGTCTGCGAGCAGTTGCAGGCCAAGCGCACCGTTCCCCTCAAGGTGAGCGGCGCCTTTCACTCGCCCTTTATGCAGGCTGCTGCCGAGGAGTTTGCCCACACCTTGCGTGCTGTTGACTTTCAGCCGCCGCGAGTGCCCGTCTACAGCAACTGCACTGCCACCGCCAGCCGGGATCCGCAAGCCCTTAAGCAGGCGCTGCTGGCCCAGATGACTGCCCCTGTCCGCTGGCGAGAAACCGTGTTGCAGATGGCCGCCGACGGCATCCAAGAGGTGTGGGAAATCGGCCCCGGCAACGTGCTGACGGGCTTGGTGAGGCGAACGGTGCCGACCCTGACGCGGTGCAATTTCAGCAACCTCAGCAGCTAG
- a CDS encoding beta-ketoacyl-ACP synthase III: protein MPSHSLPTVRLVGAGAALPDPCLSNDDLGQIVETSDEWIWPRTGIRQRRILPPELSLVDLAVQAAKAALAQAGILPQDLDLILLATSTGVDRFGSAPQVQAALGATRAVAFDLTAACTGFVFAVATAAQFLQTGLYRRALVVAADVLSRTVDWADRTTCVLFGDGAGAVVLEAGETGGILSIELRSDGSGSELLSLSMATEAKPLVGSLQVGQYRCCPITMNGREVYKFAVQAVPEIIEKALFRAGIPAEAVQGYFIHQANQRILDAVAKRLQLDPQRVASVLEHYGNTSGASVPIALATWIEQGRFGAGDLGVMAGFGAGLTWGAIVFRWGK from the coding sequence ATGCCCAGCCATAGCCTCCCGACCGTGCGGCTGGTGGGGGCAGGGGCTGCCCTGCCGGATCCCTGCCTGAGCAACGACGATCTCGGCCAGATCGTCGAAACTTCCGACGAATGGATCTGGCCCCGCACCGGCATTCGTCAGCGGCGCATTCTGCCCCCTGAGCTGAGCTTGGTGGATTTGGCGGTCCAGGCAGCCAAGGCCGCTTTGGCTCAGGCCGGGATCTTGCCTCAAGACCTGGATTTGATCCTGCTGGCCACTTCCACCGGTGTCGATCGGTTTGGCTCGGCCCCTCAGGTGCAGGCAGCTCTGGGAGCAACGCGGGCGGTGGCTTTTGATCTGACGGCAGCCTGCACGGGCTTTGTCTTTGCAGTGGCCACGGCAGCGCAGTTTTTGCAAACCGGGCTGTATCGGCGGGCCTTGGTGGTGGCGGCGGATGTGCTCTCCCGTACGGTGGACTGGGCAGATCGCACCACCTGTGTCTTGTTTGGAGATGGGGCCGGGGCGGTGGTTCTAGAGGCGGGGGAAACCGGCGGGATCCTCAGCATTGAGCTGCGCAGCGATGGCAGTGGCAGCGAGCTACTCAGCTTGTCCATGGCTACAGAGGCCAAGCCCCTGGTGGGATCCCTGCAGGTGGGGCAGTATCGCTGCTGCCCCATCACCATGAATGGCCGCGAGGTGTACAAGTTTGCCGTCCAGGCGGTGCCGGAGATCATCGAGAAGGCTCTCTTTCGGGCCGGGATCCCGGCGGAGGCGGTGCAGGGATATTTTATTCATCAGGCCAACCAGCGCATTCTCGATGCGGTAGCCAAGCGCCTGCAGCTGGATCCGCAGCGGGTGGCCAGCGTCTTAGAGCATTACGGCAACACCTCGGGCGCTTCGGTGCCGATTGCCTTGGCCACTTGGATCGAGCAGGGACGCTTTGGCGCCGGCGATCTGGGGGTGATGGCGGGCTTTGGCGCCGGCCTTACCTGGGGGGCGATTGTGTTTCGTTGGGGGAAATGA